The Zootoca vivipara chromosome 4, rZooViv1.1, whole genome shotgun sequence genome has a segment encoding these proteins:
- the LOC132592039 gene encoding vitelline membrane outer layer protein 1-like gives MDLSTSAVVFLFLTYHLCEAGDRKYNSVLTVPNGGKWGEWGKIEFCPSGYASGFSLKPSVEDFDGDATGLSGIRLHCSSGEVIQSRVGLWGEWKEVKKCPSKAYLVAFALRVEDEHGKIDNTGANNIEFNCGDETRLEGNGLDFGKYGPWSKRCTAGAICGIQTKVQGLVDLDNTALNDVKFFCCD, from the exons ATGGATCTCTCTACCAGTGCTGTGGTCTTCCTGTTCCTCACCTACCACCTCTGTGAGGCAGGAGATCGGAAGTATAATTCAGTCCTCACGGTGCCCAATGGCGGGAAGTGGGGAGAATGGGGGAAAATTGAATTCTGTCCCTCAGGATATGCATCTGGATTCTCATTGAAG CCATCAGTAGAAGATTTTGATGGTGATGCTACCGGCCTCAGTGGCATCCGTCTCCATTGCAGTAGTGGTGAAGTTATACAATCTAGAGTCGGACT gtggggagagtggaaAGAGGTTAAGAAATGCCCCTCCAAGGCCTACCTGGTTGCCTTCGCTCTGAGAGTGGAAGACGAACATGGGAAAATTGATAATACAGGAGCCAACAACATCGAGTTCAACTGTGGAGATGAGACTAGACTGGAGGGCAACGGACTGGACTTCGGTAAATACGGCCCGTGGAGCAAGCGCTGCACCGCTGGTGCCATCTGTGGGATTCAAACAAAGGTGCAGGGTTTAGTTGACCTTGATAACACAGCACTTAATGATGTCAAGTTCTTCTGCTGCGACTGA